A region of Streptomyces sp. NBC_01788 DNA encodes the following proteins:
- a CDS encoding 6-phosphofructokinase: MRVGVLTGGGDCPGLNAVIRGIVRKGVQEYGYDFVGFRDGWRGPLENDAIRLDIPAVRGILPRGGTILGSSRTNPLKQEDGIRRIKDNLAKQEVEALVAIGGEDTLGVAARLSDEYGVPCVGVPKTIDNDLSATDYTFGFDTAVGIATEAIDRLHTTAESHMRVLVCEVMGRHAGWIALHSGLAGGANVILIPEQRFDVDQVCAWITSRFKASYAPIVVVAEGAMPKDGDMVLKDGSRDSFGHVRLSGVGEWLAKEIEARTGKEARTTVLGHIQRGGTPSAFDRWLATRFGLHAVDCVRDGDFGKMVALRGTDIVRVPIGEATVKLKTVDPKLYEEVGVFFG; the protein is encoded by the coding sequence GTACGGCTATGACTTCGTCGGCTTCCGGGACGGCTGGCGCGGCCCCCTCGAGAACGACGCCATCCGTCTCGACATCCCCGCGGTGCGCGGCATCCTGCCCCGGGGCGGCACCATCCTCGGCTCCTCACGGACCAACCCCCTCAAGCAGGAGGACGGCATCCGGCGGATCAAGGACAACCTCGCCAAGCAGGAGGTCGAGGCGCTCGTCGCGATCGGCGGCGAGGACACCCTCGGCGTCGCCGCGCGACTGAGCGACGAGTACGGCGTGCCCTGCGTGGGCGTGCCCAAGACCATCGACAACGACCTGTCGGCCACCGACTACACCTTCGGCTTCGACACCGCGGTCGGCATCGCCACCGAGGCGATCGACCGGCTGCACACCACCGCCGAGTCCCATATGCGGGTCCTGGTCTGCGAGGTGATGGGCCGTCACGCCGGCTGGATCGCCCTGCACTCCGGCCTCGCCGGCGGCGCGAACGTCATCCTCATCCCCGAACAGCGCTTCGACGTCGACCAGGTGTGCGCCTGGATCACCTCCCGCTTCAAGGCGTCGTACGCCCCGATCGTCGTCGTCGCCGAGGGTGCCATGCCCAAGGACGGCGACATGGTCCTGAAGGACGGCTCGCGCGACTCCTTCGGACACGTACGGCTGTCCGGGGTCGGCGAGTGGCTGGCCAAGGAGATCGAGGCACGCACCGGGAAGGAGGCACGGACCACCGTCCTCGGGCACATCCAGCGCGGCGGCACGCCCAGCGCCTTCGACCGCTGGCTGGCCACCCGGTTCGGCCTGCACGCCGTCGACTGCGTCCGCGACGGCGACTTCGGCAAGATGGTCGCCCTGCGCGGCACCGACATCGTCCGAGTGCCGATCGGGGAGGCCACCGTGAAGCTGAAGACGGTCGACCCGAAGCTGTACGAGGAGGTCGGGGTCTTCTTCGGCTGA